GAATTTTACTGCCGACATGGCTGGTTTGATTCGTGAAGGCGACCAAGAGTACACCCTGGCTGATGCTATCCAACGTGGAGTGGCACAGAGGTCTGCGGAAAGTGCTCAGGCTTATTCGGTCCCATTGACCTCTCGCACTCGAGCTCGCGTCGATATCGGTTCGACCACGTTTTTGGTGCACTTCACAGACGTTCCAGCGGTAATTCTGGGTGGCCGTGGGTTCGATACCACGCCAGTTCCGTACATCACGCTGAGTGCTGTGGCACATATCCTCTTTGTGATTCTCGCGATGACCATGCCGGATAACGCCGGTCGATTGAACCTCGATGGTTTCCAGGCGACTGACCGTTTCGTGCAGCTCATGCTTGAGCCGGATCAAGAGGTGATTGAAAAGCCAGACTGGCTTGACGATCAGGGTAACGAGGAGGCTGCCGCGAAACACAAAGGTGAAGAAGGGCAGGCTGGTAAGGAAGATGCACCAGACGCCAACAAGAAGATGGCGATCAAGGGTGATCGAAGCCCAGAAGACCTGGAGTTGAAAAAGGCGCGTGATACCGAAATCGCCATGAGCGCTGGTATTGCGTCTGAGCTTATGGTGTCGAGTCCTTGGGGCTCTTCAGACACGTCGATTGGATCGGATGCGATTCACGCGCTTGGAGGAATGGAAGGCGCAGAGTTTGGTGAATCTAAAGGCTTTGGTGGGCTTGGTTTGCATGGCGCTGGTCGCGGTGGAGGTGGTATCTCTGAGCGTGGTCTTGGACTTGCGAACGTAGGTACAGCTGGTCGTGGCGGTGGCGGACGTGGTGGTTCTGGCTACGGCAAAGGCGCTGGCGACCTCGGAGAAAGAAATAGCCGCGTGCCGAACATTGTACCTGGCAATCCAAACGTTCAGGGCTCCTTGGATAAAGAGATCATCCGACGCGTGGTTCGTCAGAACCGCGGTGCAATCAAGTATTGCTACGAACAGGAGCTTCAGAAGAACAAAGGCCTTGCCGGTCGTGTAACAGTGCGCTTTACCATCTCAGCTACGGGTTCGGTGGTTTCAGCAGTGGTTTCAGACTCCACGTTGAATAACGCCGCCGTAGAGCGATGCATGACGAACAATATTCGGCGCTGGGTTTTCCCGGAGCCGAAGGGTGGCGGTATAGTGATTGTGAACTATCCGTTCAATCTTAGTTCGTAGACTTGGCACGTCGCCCCAATCTCCGCCCGCGCTCGTCGCGGGCTTTTTTGTGCCCGCCACTTTTCCAGGTTTAATGGGGAGACGTTCGTCTTCGAAAGATCGGTGAGGATTGTTGTCACAGAACGAAAGGTAGGTTTATGATGGCCACCAAGTAAAACAAGTGTGGCTGGTCAGTCTTATGACCGATGCGCAGGAGCAGATGTGAAATTAGTGCAGCGCTTAATGGTTTGGATTCCTCTGGCTTTGATATTGGTCGCCGGTTCGGCCTGTACGAGCATGGATCGAGCGGAATCAATCTCCGAGATGAATAAAGGGCTTGAGGCTCTCAACGGTGGTCAAACGCTGGAAGCAGTGAAGTTGCTCAAAGAGGCCGCAAGAATTGACAGCACGTATGCAGACCCACCTTACTTTCTAGGGCAGATTTATCACCGAAAACTCAACGAGACCGATAATGCTGAGACTTTCTATCGCGACGCCTTTTCGCGAGATGGTGAGAATCCTCAGATTGCCTATCAGTTAGGGGCGCTGCTGCAGGAGACGGGCAAAGATCAGGATGCCATGCAATTTCTCAAGACCGCTACTGATCTGAAGCCCGACTTTGCGAAGGCATGGTTTCGATACGGACTCTCGCTCGAGAATCAGGAAATGTATACTGAGGCCATTGATGCCTACATGAAGTCAATCCAGGCGAACGCTCGTATGAAGATGGATAGTGATAGTAAAGGCGGGGAGGCGTATCATGCACTTGGAGACCTCTACAATCGTTATGGTTTCTACGACCACGCCGTCAAGGTCTACGAGAACGGCATGGAGAACAACCCGGACGTCGCCCGTCTCCACCTGGGACTTGGCGTGGCACAACTACAGCTAAAGCGCTATCCGGACTCGGAAACCAACTTTAAACGTGCCCTGGAGCTCGACGCCAGTTTGACGACTGCTGTGTTCAACCTCGCGGTGGCGCATATGGCGCAAGGGAAGACAGAGGAAGCGATGTCTGGCTTCGACATGTTTGCCCAGCGCGCCGACCAATCGAAAGACGCGGCGAGGATCATCGCTGCACAGGGCTTCATCATGCAAATGCGTGAGGAGCAAGAGAAAGAGTGACGCTCCAGATTGCCGAGTTTTCTCGGCCTGTGATACAACTCCCCCAACGAACGTTCGTACAATTTGAGTGCCGTCTAAAGTGGTTCGAAGAACACTGCCACGGCGTCTCTCACAAGCCTAATTCATCACCCAGACGGAAGCTAAATCGAGATGGATCGCCTAACTTTGATTGAGCACTACATCGCCGAGTTGGAGTCAAGCCCCTACTCACTCAACCCAGCAGCACGGCTCGCACAGATCTCTGGAGATCAAATCGCCGACGTAGTGACGCGATTGGAAAGTGCATCTGCAGATCTTGGTGCAAGTGAGGATGGTGCACGCTTCATTTTGGAGGCTAGCGCGCTCGCTCTTTTCCATGAGCGGAATCTTGAGCGTGCATCCGCGCTTCTGGACCGCGCACTGAGCGCGGGTAGCAACACTCCGAGTGCTCCAGAGGTTAAGTTGCTTGCGCTCGCCGCAGCGAACGATGTGGAAGGGCTCTACGAGTTCTTTGGCCAGAGTGTTGAGAATCTTCCAGATTCGCAGTCCAAGAGTCGACTCTACTACCGTATGGGTCAACTGCTCGAATTCCTTTTCGAGGATTTGGACGAAGCTAAGAACGCCTACGTCTGGGCCCATGACCTCGACGCAACGAACCTTGCCGCGCTTTGGGGGCGGCAAGACGTGGCGCTCAAGGCTGAGGACTACGGTACCTATGCTGAGTTGCTCTACAACGAAGTCAACTCGGCAACAGATGTCTATCGGCAGCTAGATGCTCTGGTGGAACTGGGCGAGATGTATCGGACACACTTGCAGGAGCCCGAAGCGGCTGCGCAATGTTTTGCTAGTGTCTTTGAGGCAGATCCGGGCAATGAACGCGCTCGCTCTGGTCTTCTGGCACTAGGCTACGATCTTCCCGAGGGCGGTGAGTCGGAAGGCGCCGAAGAGGAGGGCGAGGAAGCTCTTGCTGAGCCCCAATCAGTTGAGTTGTCTGTTGATGAGTTGAGCTCTGTCGATGAGTTGAGCTCTGTCGATGAGTTGAGCTCTGTCGATGAGTTGAGCTCTGTCGATGAGTTGAGCTCTGTTGATGAGGTGAGCGCCGCAGAAGATCTAGCCGCTGAAGGTTCGGACGCCGAAGAGTCGGAGGAAGTGGCAGAGGAGCCAGCGGGCCTTGGCGAAAGTGACGACGTCATCTCCGCACCCGAAGACCTCGACGCCCCTGATTTTGATCTCGGGGATGAGAGCGAAGCGTCTGAAGCAACTGAAATGGCCGAGTCGGAAGTCTCCGAAGTGGAGGACGTGTCTGGCGAAGAGAGCGATGTGGTGGCTGAAGAAGCCGAAGAGTCTGAAGACTCGGCACCTGCGGTGGCAGCAAGAGCTGGTGGCTCTTGGCGTGAGCGCATGCATGCCATCCTTCAGAACGCTTCATCGAAAGACGGAGATGCGGCACTGCAAGACGTTGTGCGTGCGGCTAGACTTCAAGCGCGCCACAACGAGTCCAAGGATGATGCCATTCGCGTATGGCGAGAGGCGATTGCCTTGGGGATCGAGGCGGATTTCCACACTTGGACGCATTTCTTGTTTGATGCAAACGTGTTGGAATCCGTCTTAGATGAGATTGAGTCGGACGCCTTGAGGGCGAAGATTGCGTTTGTGGACCTGCGTAAAGATCCAGGTGCTGCTGGCGCTGAGTGGCAGACTGACCTCGAAGAAGGGCGGGAGAATTGGCGTAAATTCCAACGCACGCTCGAGGGCCGTTGGGCAGACCTGGACAAGGACGAGCAAGCTCAACGAGTTTATATGCGCATGGCGGACGTCGCCGCTGCGATGGACGATAGCGACAAAGAGATGGATGCGCTTCGTCGACTCGACCGTCAGCTTAAGGACGATCGTGTCAGCCGGTATAGGCTTCAAGAGATCTATAAGAAGACCGAAAAATGGCCCATGTACGTGGACCTTTTGAAGACTGAGGCTGCTGAAGAAGAGGATACAGCTGAGAAGATCGACATCCTTGAAGAAATGGTCAGCGTGTATCGCGACCACATGAATCACGACATGATGGTCGTGAACACCTACAAAGAGATTTTAGACCTTGAGCCAGCCAATATCCCCGCGCTGGATGCTTTGGTTAGCCTCTACGACAAGCTCAATCGTTCAACTGAGTTGATCAATACGCTTCAAACCAAGGCTGAGTTGGTTGAAACCACCGCCGACAAGGTCGAGATTCACAGCCAGATTGCTAAGCTCTTCTTGGAGAAGTTCAGAAATCAGGCCGAGGCGATCAAATCTTACGAAACAGTGCTTGAGCTCGACCCGGTCAATGCGGACGCCATCGAGTTCCTCAAGGAAATGTACGAGAAGCGTCGTGAATGGGATAAGCTCATCGAGGTTCACCGTCGTGAAATCGACCAGTTTGAGAGTGATGCGGAAAAGGCCCAGGGCTTGAAACTTGTTGCGGAGCTCGCGACTGACAAACTTCGAAAGCCCGACGTGGCGGCTGAGCTCTGGATCGAAGTTAGAAAATATGCGCCGGAAGATCCTGAGGCGCTGGAATCTCTTGAAAAGCTCTACGAAAAGACCAAAGAATACGAGGCACTCGCTGATATCCTTGAGGTCAAGGCAAGACTTGAGTCAGACCCGGAGGCAAAGCTCAAACTCCTTGGTAAACTCGCACCGCTTTATTCGGATCGCCTCGAAAACACCGAAGGCGCGATTGCCGCTTGGCGTGTAGCACTTGAGCTTGCACCGGACGACTTGAAGGCTCGCAAGTCTCTCGAGCGGCTCTTCATCGATAATCAGAGGTGGGATGATCTCGAAAGCTTCTACGCAGAGTCAGACTCGTGGGCGGAGCTCGTTCGACTTCTTGAGACTCTAGCCAATACGGTGAAGGAGGAAGAGACCAAAGTTGAGCTCTTGCTTCGTGCTGCTCGTGTGTGGCGAGAGGAATTGGAAGACACGTCTCGCGCCGAACGTGACTTGGACCGCGTGCTTCAGATCGACGCTCAGAACGTGGGAGCAGCCGAGCTCCTCGAGCCGATCTATTCAGAAGCTGAGGAGTGGGAAAAGCTGAAAAACGTGTGTGAGGTAATCCTCGCTCATCGTGGCGAAGTGGCCGATCGGCAGGAGTACCAGCTCAAGCTTGCGAAACTCTATGAGGATAAACTTGATTCGGTCTCCAATGCGTTTGCTTGGTTCGCTGCTGCATTCCGTGAGAGCCCGAACTCTGAAAGCCTTGCAGGTGAGCTTGAGAGAACTGCCGGATTGGCTGACCAATGGCCTGCTGTGGTTGGAGTTTACGAGATTGCTCTCGAGGAAGAACTTGAGACGAGCGAGCTTCGCGATCTCAAGCTGCGTTTGGGACGGGTTCTATCAGAAGAACTGGACCGTCTTGACGAAGCGCTCGAGTACTTCGGTTCGGTAGTTGCCGAAGAGCCCGAGAATCAGGTGGCCCTCAAGGCGATGGCAGACAT
This Microvenator marinus DNA region includes the following protein-coding sequences:
- a CDS encoding AgmX/PglI C-terminal domain-containing protein; this encodes MSSRTLRFEILQGSEVVKTEDLDQDVIKVGKLSSSHLRLDDPNVSRIHAVIERAADGGFSVIDLGSATGTYVNDEKVTKAAISEGDVLRFGDTSIRVSMIDAAAAQAAQDPFVGVSAAATATETAASATGIQTDDGSVVEPYTMQGYYDDAGNYIPGYYDEAGQYHLGYGYYDEAGAWQVSAGYYNPEGEWVATDSTVAVVGALESDYESDWIFKGTRDTDVYQEAFFSDRGGDTLEVAMLWEDNVLSVVSFNSPKTVTIGGQIARGKNANDFVLDDPAIPDERFPLVSYTGGGYALNFTADMAGLIREGDQEYTLADAIQRGVAQRSAESAQAYSVPLTSRTRARVDIGSTTFLVHFTDVPAVILGGRGFDTTPVPYITLSAVAHILFVILAMTMPDNAGRLNLDGFQATDRFVQLMLEPDQEVIEKPDWLDDQGNEEAAAKHKGEEGQAGKEDAPDANKKMAIKGDRSPEDLELKKARDTEIAMSAGIASELMVSSPWGSSDTSIGSDAIHALGGMEGAEFGESKGFGGLGLHGAGRGGGGISERGLGLANVGTAGRGGGGRGGSGYGKGAGDLGERNSRVPNIVPGNPNVQGSLDKEIIRRVVRQNRGAIKYCYEQELQKNKGLAGRVTVRFTISATGSVVSAVVSDSTLNNAAVERCMTNNIRRWVFPEPKGGGIVIVNYPFNLSS
- a CDS encoding tetratricopeptide repeat protein; translated protein: MKLVQRLMVWIPLALILVAGSACTSMDRAESISEMNKGLEALNGGQTLEAVKLLKEAARIDSTYADPPYFLGQIYHRKLNETDNAETFYRDAFSRDGENPQIAYQLGALLQETGKDQDAMQFLKTATDLKPDFAKAWFRYGLSLENQEMYTEAIDAYMKSIQANARMKMDSDSKGGEAYHALGDLYNRYGFYDHAVKVYENGMENNPDVARLHLGLGVAQLQLKRYPDSETNFKRALELDASLTTAVFNLAVAHMAQGKTEEAMSGFDMFAQRADQSKDAARIIAAQGFIMQMREEQEKE